ATGCTCGTCGTCGACCAACTTGCTCATCTTCTGATCCCCGTGCAGTTCGCGAGCGTCGACACCGCGCATCTTGCTATCGACCTGATTGCGGCACTCTTGACCTTCACCTTGGCGATGACGGCACATCGCTTCTGGCCGCTGGTGGCCGCGGTCCTGCAGATTTTGCCGCTTCTGGCGCACTTCACCCGGTTGGCGAATGTGGAAATGCATCCGATCGCCTATCTGACGATGCAGGTTGCTGCCTCCTGGCTTCTGCCGCCTCTCCTCGCCGCCGCAACCTGGAGGCATCAGACCCGGTTGCGGAGGAGCGGCAGCGATCAGTCCTGGCAGCCCTCATCGCTACAATCGCACCTTCCGAAAGTCTTCAGATAGCCGATCGGCTGCTCGGCGAATACCGCAGCCTCGATCGCGTTCTGACGCAGAAGCCCGAAGCTCTCCGGCGAACCCTGGGTGGCCGAGACAGCGTTGCGACCCTAATATCTGCGACGCGCGCCGCCAGTGTCGAAGCACTACGCTCCAACCTAATGGGCAGGACTATCAAGCCGACCGATCCGAAACTCATTGCCTATCTCAAGGCCTCGATGGGCAGCCTTCCCGAAGAGGTACTTCGGGTTCTGTTTCTCGACGGGGCACGCCGGCTCATAGCGGACGAGCAGTTGCAGCAGGGCAGCCTGGCTCAGCTCATCCTTTATCCACGCATCATATTCAAACGAGCATTGGAGCTCGACGCGGCATCGATTGTACTCGTCCACAATCATCCCAGTGGTGATCCGACTCCAAGCGAAGCGGACATCTCGTCTACGGGAAAACTCGCGGCTCTCGCCTGCAACTTGGGAATCGAACTCGCGGAACATATCGTCGTCAGCCGATCGGGCCACGCTCTGATCGGACAGCGGCCACATGGTCGCGGACTCAGGGAAATGGTCAAATATCATCTGGTGAGGGATTCTGGTCGGTCGACCGGATTTCCCGATCGTGACCTCGCGCTGTCGAATGCAAGGCGTACCGCACGTCGGCGGTTGCTCCGCAGGCACATTGTTGGATCCAGGAAATATTTAGGCGAGCCTGCTTGGGACATGCTGATCGACCTCTTCATTCAGTATTGCGAAGAGAAAAAGATCTCCACAGGCGACCTATGCGTTTCCTCCCCATTGCCGCTGAGCACGGCACTCCGCCTCGTCCAGCGAATGTGCGATGACGGACTCATTTACAAAACAGCCGACACGACCGACGGGCGTCGACAATTTGTCGAACTGAACCCTGACCTCGCGTGGCGTCTCCTTGCCTACTTTGGCACGCCCACGGAGGGCTGATGCTCCACTGAGGCCGCAACGCCCGGCGTAAGGGAGTGAGAGAAGGGAGGGGGCTTTCGGGACCAAGATTGGCCCGAAAGAGGAGACCCTTC
The DNA window shown above is from Sphingopyxis sp. DBS4 and carries:
- a CDS encoding JAB domain-containing protein; this encodes MGRTIKPTDPKLIAYLKASMGSLPEEVLRVLFLDGARRLIADEQLQQGSLAQLILYPRIIFKRALELDAASIVLVHNHPSGDPTPSEADISSTGKLAALACNLGIELAEHIVVSRSGHALIGQRPHGRGLREMVKYHLVRDSGRSTGFPDRDLALSNARRTARRRLLRRHIVGSRKYLGEPAWDMLIDLFIQYCEEKKISTGDLCVSSPLPLSTALRLVQRMCDDGLIYKTADTTDGRRQFVELNPDLAWRLLAYFGTPTEG